The sequence ACGTCGATCACGGTCCCGCCATCGGGCGCGGCAATCGTCGCGGGCGCGACCCAGGCGCCGCCATGAAAGCGAAGCCGCGCGCCATCGCTCGGCCGGACGATCCGCATCGCTTCGCGCGCGGCGAAGAACCGCCAGCCGCCGCTTGTCCACAGCGCGATCGACCCGCCCTGCCCTGCCCACGCGCCGGTCGGCGCCGCACCGACGATCCAGCATTGCCCTTCCATCGGCGCGCCGGGCGGCGCCGCCAGCGGACCGTCTTCGACGGCGGCGTGCAGCAGCGCGTCGATCAGCGTCAGCGCCTCATTGTGCGTCGCCTCCTTCTGCGCCTGCGCGACGGCAAGCAGCGGCAGGGCAAATCGCGGCGTCGCGAGCGTGTCGGTCATCCTGTCCTCCTATGTCAGCGGTATGAAAAGCGGCGGGGACTGGTCGAAATCGCCGACCTGCCGAACCTCGATCGCCGTTCCCGGCGGCACGGCCGCCAGTTCGTCTGCCGTTATCGCCAGCAGCGGCGATGCAAGCGTCCACGGTCCGATGCCCGGCGCCGGTGGCGCCAGCGCGGCGCGCCACGCTTCGCGGCTTTCGCCGAGCGGCAGCTCGACATGATCGCGCCATCCGTTATCGACGCGGCTGCGCCGCACCCAGCGCACGATCGCCCCGCCCGCCCCGTCGGGCGAGACTCGACCATGCACCGGCGCCAGCGGCCGCAACGCGCGGCCCGCCGCCGGCACCGCGACCTCGTTCAGCGCCGCGCCGCCGCGCGACGCCCATTGCACCATCGCGCCGCCGCTTTCGGCCCAGTCCGCCAGCATTTCGGGCAGCATCAGCGCCGCCGGGTCGTCCAACAGCACAAAGGGCTCGCCCGCCGCATGGATCGTCGCCGCGTCGGTCCCCGCGCGCCCGCGCAGCAGTCGCGACAGACGCCAGACGCCGGGCGCAACGATCTCCGCGCGCCCGAATTGCAGCAATTCGCCGCCCAGCATCGCCCGGTTCGCCCCGCCCAGCAGCGCGGCATCACTCACCGATTCCAGCGTCATCGCCGGATTGACCAGCTCGACGAGCACCGCATTCGCCAAATCGAACAGGCTCGCGCTTCCCGCCGCCAGCAGCGCGGTCAAATGCCCCAGCGCCGCCGCCGGGCGCGCCGTTCCGATCGCGATAGGCTCGGCGCCGGGCGCGGGCACGAACCAGCAATCGGCGCCTCGCCAGCCGTCGTTGCTACCCGCCCCCGCAATCAGGACGTGCGGCGCCGACGCGGCCGGGCTGCCAAGGTTGGGCAGATCAAGCACATGGACG is a genomic window of Sphingopyxis sp. FD7 containing:
- a CDS encoding DUF2793 domain-containing protein encodes the protein MTDTLATPRFALPLLAVAQAQKEATHNEALTLIDALLHAAVEDGPLAAPPGAPMEGQCWIVGAAPTGAWAGQGGSIALWTSGGWRFFAAREAMRIVRPSDGARLRFHGGAWVAPATIAAPDGGTVIDVEARAALLALMTNLAAQGLMISG